In Candidatus Sodalis pierantonius str. SOPE, one DNA window encodes the following:
- a CDS encoding putative bifunctional diguanylate cyclase/phosphodiesterase, translated as MLEEYGVHSALTETSLDRIIHLTANIFNVPIVLISLLEADRQLFAASVDVSVCETGRELSFCAHAIRQQDMMVIPDARQDTRFADNPLVTGDPHVRFYAGMPLRSQTGYALGTLFIIDRTPRMGLSESDRRNLRDLAALVMDKLEMRRLELARAASKSRFENIARTSPDAIICVDHQTHITFWNNAAVKLFGYTRQQILGHPLAMLLPNAVVASLTQLAARQEAHSEGGTLELSVRAAGDRMIPVELSVSLWMEGHDVSFGAILYDITERRQNEERLFRLTHMDYLTGLANRTQLSSSLEQALRDEKAAIIMLVGLDGFKDVNDSLGHDGGDALLVAVALKLQAAVRSGDTVARMGGDEFALLLPGLDDARRAEEIADQIIDDISHTTTVDGQVVTISASIGIVLFPLHGATMQELLTSADLALYQAKAEGRHCRRFFTPALRALSQARRSYQSQLVRAYQQGEFELYYQPQMRLADNAIIGAEALLRWHHPEKGVLGPAAFLPALDAGPWAERVGEWVIRTACRQAADWRRQGAADFRVGVNLFNVQFRTGALVHQVHGILAETGLDADALELEITENIILRYDENMLRPLKELRSEGVGIAFDDYGTGYGSLSMLKDYPVTRLKIDQTFVRAMCDSAPDAAIVCAILYLGSSFKLGVIAEGVETLE; from the coding sequence ATCCTGGAAGAATATGGCGTTCATTCCGCCCTGACGGAAACCAGCCTGGATCGTATCATTCATCTCACGGCCAATATCTTCAATGTGCCGATCGTATTGATTTCGCTCTTAGAGGCGGACCGGCAACTGTTCGCCGCCAGCGTCGACGTGAGCGTGTGCGAGACGGGGCGCGAGCTCTCCTTTTGCGCCCACGCCATTCGCCAGCAGGACATGATGGTGATCCCGGATGCCCGGCAAGATACCCGCTTTGCCGATAATCCGCTGGTAACGGGCGATCCGCATGTCCGCTTTTATGCCGGCATGCCGCTGCGCAGCCAGACCGGTTACGCGCTCGGCACGTTATTCATTATCGACCGGACGCCGCGCATGGGGTTGAGCGAAAGCGATCGCCGCAATCTGCGAGATCTGGCGGCGCTGGTCATGGATAAGTTGGAGATGCGCCGCCTGGAACTGGCGCGCGCGGCCAGTAAGAGCCGTTTTGAAAACATCGCCCGTACCTCGCCCGACGCGATCATCTGCGTGGATCATCAAACGCATATCACTTTTTGGAACAATGCCGCCGTCAAGCTGTTCGGCTATACGCGGCAGCAAATCTTGGGCCATCCCCTCGCCATGCTGTTGCCGAATGCGGTGGTGGCCAGCCTGACGCAGCTGGCCGCGCGTCAGGAAGCGCACAGCGAAGGGGGAACGCTTGAGCTCTCGGTGCGCGCCGCCGGCGATCGCATGATCCCGGTGGAATTGTCCGTTTCGTTATGGATGGAGGGCCATGACGTCAGCTTTGGCGCCATTCTGTATGATATTACCGAACGGCGGCAGAATGAAGAGCGTCTGTTCCGCCTGACGCATATGGACTATCTGACCGGCCTGGCGAACCGGACGCAACTGTCTTCCAGCCTCGAACAGGCGCTGCGGGATGAAAAAGCCGCCATCATTATGCTGGTGGGTCTGGATGGTTTTAAGGATGTTAACGATAGCCTGGGTCACGACGGCGGCGATGCGCTATTGGTGGCGGTAGCACTGAAACTTCAGGCGGCGGTACGTTCGGGCGATACCGTGGCGCGCATGGGTGGCGATGAGTTTGCGCTGCTGCTGCCGGGGTTGGATGACGCCCGCCGGGCGGAAGAGATAGCTGACCAAATTATCGATGACATCTCGCACACGACCACCGTTGACGGCCAGGTGGTGACGATCAGCGCCAGTATCGGCATTGTGCTGTTTCCCCTGCACGGCGCGACGATGCAGGAATTGCTCACCAGCGCCGATCTGGCGCTGTATCAGGCCAAGGCCGAAGGCCGGCACTGCCGGCGGTTCTTTACCCCTGCGTTACGGGCGCTTTCCCAGGCCAGACGATCTTATCAGTCACAACTGGTGCGCGCCTACCAGCAGGGGGAGTTCGAGCTGTATTACCAGCCGCAGATGCGGCTGGCCGACAACGCGATCATCGGCGCGGAGGCGCTGCTGCGCTGGCATCATCCGGAGAAGGGGGTGCTCGGTCCGGCGGCGTTTTTACCGGCGCTGGATGCCGGGCCCTGGGCGGAGCGGGTAGGGGAGTGGGTCATCCGTACCGCTTGTCGACAGGCCGCCGATTGGCGCCGCCAGGGGGCGGCGGATTTTCGTGTCGGCGTGAATTTGTTCAATGTGCAGTTTCGCACCGGCGCCCTGGTGCATCAGGTTCATGGCATTTTGGCGGAAACCGGTCTCGACGCTGACGCGCTGGAGCTGGAAATTACCGAAAACATTATTCTGCGCTACGACGAAAATATGCTGCGGCCGCTTAAAGAGCTGCGTAGCGAAGGCGTCGGTATCGCCTTCGACGATTATGGGACCGGTTACGGCTCGCTGAGTATGCTGAAGGATTATCCGGTGACGCGGTTGAAGATAGACCAAACTTTCGTCCGCGCCATGTGCGATTCCGCCCCCGATGCCGCCATTGTGTGCGCCATCCTTTACCTCGGCAGCAGCTTCAAACTGGGGGTTATCGCCGAAGGCGTGGAAACGCTGGAGTAG
- a CDS encoding MarR family winged helix-turn-helix transcriptional regulator — MKSHNAHFPRLLHRTAHAWRLAIDNRLKETGLSLASWVAVSAIADAEQTQPWTQKQLAAFLGLETASLVPLLHRLEQQNLIRRETPVADKRQKLLLTTPQGKALYRQVKIEADALRNELLSYVSEPDLDTTWRVLDTLLQAAEAKQR, encoded by the coding sequence GTGAAATCGCACAACGCACATTTTCCCCGGCTGCTGCACCGTACCGCCCACGCCTGGCGTCTCGCCATCGATAACCGGCTCAAAGAGACCGGCCTGAGCCTCGCCAGCTGGGTCGCGGTGTCCGCTATCGCCGACGCCGAGCAAACGCAGCCCTGGACCCAGAAACAGCTGGCGGCGTTTTTGGGCCTGGAAACCGCCAGCCTGGTGCCGTTGCTTCATCGTTTGGAGCAGCAAAACCTGATCCGGCGCGAAACGCCCGTCGCCGATAAGCGCCAAAAACTGCTGCTCACCACCCCGCAGGGCAAAGCCCTGTACCGTCAGGTGAAAATCGAGGCCGACGCGCTGCGAAATGAACTCTTATCCTATGTAAGCGAGCCGGATCTCGACACCACCTGGCGGGTCTTGGATACCTTATTACAGGCAGCGGAGGCCAAACAGCGATGA
- a CDS encoding MFS transporter: MKSDPYAPRQWLPHEKPTLPGSPSTPLHPWHRRIAYGLVGVLVSLTGGLGNALVTANLTNLQGSFGAYSNEIAWLPAVYLMTNVSINLLLVKFRQQYGLRVFTEAFLVLYVLVTFFHLFVNDLSTAMMVRAAHGIVGAALSSLSIYYQIQAFPAKHRLKALTVGIGIAQMATPLARLFSSELLALNEWRGLYLFELGLALVSLAGVLLMKLPPSDRIKVFEKLDFLTFMLMTPGMALLCGVLSLGKIDWWREAPWIGWSLAASMVLIVSALVVEHHRRNPLLNTRWLSSGAIIRLGLIMILMRIVLSEQNTGAIGYLQQIGLLNDQMRGLSVAILLGMIAGVFCSALTVNPKKLPQPIIISLALMMFASLMDAHSNSLTRPENFYFSQFLLGFGGAFFLAPALLAGIDGVVAEPRNLVSFSVLFGMSQNIGGLLGAAWLGTFLVVREKFHSSQLTEQLTLANPLVAERVNSYTAAYGGVLNDGYLQSVQGLSQLQSIASREANTLAYNDVYLLTAAIALVTLVWILWRLLWLRIQARRAQRQAAAMAARQAATAAVIASEGQ; this comes from the coding sequence ATGAAAAGCGATCCCTACGCCCCACGGCAATGGCTGCCCCATGAAAAGCCTACCCTGCCCGGCTCGCCTTCAACGCCGCTGCACCCCTGGCACCGGCGCATCGCTTATGGCCTGGTGGGAGTGCTGGTATCGCTGACCGGCGGTCTGGGAAACGCGCTGGTCACCGCCAATCTCACCAACCTGCAGGGTTCATTCGGCGCCTATTCCAACGAAATCGCCTGGCTGCCGGCGGTATACCTGATGACCAATGTCTCGATTAATCTGCTGCTGGTGAAATTCCGCCAGCAGTACGGTTTGCGGGTATTTACGGAAGCGTTTCTGGTGCTGTATGTGCTGGTGACCTTTTTCCATTTGTTCGTCAATGATCTCAGCACCGCGATGATGGTCCGCGCCGCGCACGGCATAGTAGGCGCGGCGCTCAGCTCGCTGTCCATCTATTATCAGATCCAGGCGTTTCCGGCCAAGCACCGGCTCAAAGCGTTAACGGTCGGGATCGGGATCGCACAGATGGCCACGCCGCTGGCACGGCTGTTCTCATCAGAGTTGCTGGCGCTGAACGAATGGCGCGGCCTGTATCTGTTTGAGCTGGGCCTGGCGCTGGTGTCGCTGGCCGGCGTATTACTGATGAAACTGCCGCCCAGCGACCGGATAAAAGTTTTCGAGAAGCTGGATTTTCTCACCTTCATGCTGATGACCCCCGGTATGGCGCTGCTGTGCGGCGTCCTTTCTCTGGGGAAAATAGACTGGTGGCGTGAGGCGCCCTGGATAGGCTGGTCGCTGGCCGCCTCGATGGTGCTTATCGTCAGCGCGCTGGTGGTGGAACACCACCGCCGCAACCCGCTGCTCAACACCCGCTGGCTCAGCAGCGGCGCGATCATTCGCCTTGGGCTTATCATGATTTTGATGCGGATTGTCTTGTCGGAGCAAAACACCGGCGCCATCGGCTACCTGCAGCAAATCGGCCTGCTCAATGACCAGATGCGCGGGCTATCGGTCGCCATCCTGCTCGGCATGATAGCGGGGGTATTTTGCAGCGCCCTGACCGTCAACCCGAAAAAATTGCCGCAGCCTATCATTATCTCCCTGGCGCTGATGATGTTTGCCTCTCTGATGGATGCTCATTCCAATAGTCTGACCCGGCCGGAAAATTTCTATTTCAGCCAGTTTCTGCTCGGCTTCGGCGGCGCCTTTTTTCTGGCGCCGGCCTTGCTGGCGGGCATCGACGGCGTCGTGGCCGAGCCGCGCAATCTGGTCAGTTTCTCGGTACTGTTCGGTATGAGCCAGAATATCGGTGGCCTGCTGGGCGCCGCGTGGCTGGGGACGTTCCTGGTGGTACGCGAGAAATTTCATTCCAGCCAGTTGACCGAGCAGTTAACCCTTGCGAATCCGCTGGTCGCGGAGCGGGTCAACAGCTATACCGCCGCCTACGGTGGCGTGCTCAACGACGGTTATCTGCAAAGCGTGCAGGGATTATCGCAGCTCCAGAGCATCGCCAGCCGCGAGGCGAATACGTTGGCCTACAACGATGTTTACCTGTTGACCGCGGCGATCGCGCTGGTGACGTTGGTGTGGATTTTGTGGCGTTTGCTGTGGCTGCGCATCCAAGCGCGCCGCGCACAACGGCAAGCGGCGGCGATGGCGGCAAGACAAGCGGCAACGGCGGCCGTCATTGCGTCGGAGGGGCAATGA
- a CDS encoding HlyD family secretion protein gives MSQQGDNPAAAPEKEKSSNARILTIMISAAIALVGVLVILYAWQLPPFTRQVQSIDNAYVRGQVTVISPQLSGYITEVRVQDFAWVRRDEVLMVIDQRIYRQRVHQAQAQLLMKRAALDNNVQQRRSVQASVEQYQAEVINAEAQARKVKLDLQRVENLVADGSLSIRERDASRASASQAVANIAQAKASLEKAKQDLQTVIVNRASLAADVANAQAALELTQIDLANTRIVAPRDDQLGQISVSQGAYVSADTHLTSLVPKQMWIIANMKETQMAGIRLGQRASFSVDALDHATFSGVVESISPATGSEFSAISSDNATGNFVKIAQRIPVRLRIDHDNALYRRLRLGMSVEVNIDTGSTPADPVGSSAIPGAAQGVNR, from the coding sequence ATGAGTCAGCAGGGTGATAATCCGGCGGCGGCGCCGGAAAAAGAAAAAAGCAGTAATGCGCGCATTTTAACCATTATGATTTCGGCGGCGATTGCGCTCGTGGGGGTATTGGTGATCCTTTACGCCTGGCAGTTGCCCCCCTTCACCCGCCAGGTGCAGTCTATCGACAACGCCTATGTGCGGGGCCAGGTCACGGTCATCAGCCCTCAACTCAGTGGTTACATTACCGAGGTGCGGGTGCAGGATTTTGCCTGGGTCCGGCGGGATGAGGTATTGATGGTTATCGATCAGCGGATTTATCGTCAGCGGGTACACCAGGCGCAGGCGCAATTATTGATGAAGCGCGCGGCGCTGGATAATAACGTTCAACAGCGCCGCAGCGTGCAGGCATCGGTGGAGCAGTACCAGGCCGAGGTAATCAATGCCGAGGCGCAGGCGCGCAAGGTGAAGCTGGATTTACAACGCGTGGAGAATTTGGTCGCCGACGGTTCGCTGTCGATACGCGAACGGGATGCTTCACGCGCCAGCGCCAGCCAGGCGGTTGCCAATATCGCCCAGGCCAAAGCCTCGTTGGAAAAAGCAAAACAGGATCTGCAAACGGTGATCGTCAACCGCGCCTCGCTGGCGGCAGATGTCGCTAACGCTCAGGCGGCGCTGGAGCTGACGCAAATCGATCTGGCCAATACCCGTATCGTCGCGCCACGCGACGATCAACTGGGGCAAATTTCGGTGAGCCAGGGGGCCTATGTCAGTGCCGATACGCATTTGACCTCGCTGGTGCCGAAGCAAATGTGGATCATCGCCAATATGAAAGAGACGCAGATGGCCGGGATCCGGCTGGGACAGCGGGCAAGCTTCAGCGTGGATGCGCTCGACCATGCGACCTTCAGCGGCGTAGTGGAGAGCATTTCGCCGGCCACCGGTTCCGAATTCAGCGCCATCTCGTCCGACAACGCGACCGGTAACTTCGTCAAAATCGCCCAGCGCATCCCGGTGCGTCTGCGCATCGATCACGATAATGCGCTATACCGGCGCCTGCGTCTCGGGATGTCGGTGGAGGTCAATATCGATACCGGCAGCACGCCGGCCGACCCCGTCGGCTCATCGGCTATTCCCGGCGCGGCTCAGGGAGTGAATCGCTGA